A genomic window from Enterobacter pseudoroggenkampii includes:
- a CDS encoding maltoporin, whose protein sequence is MMITLRKLPLAVAVAAGVMSAQAMAVDFHGYARSGIGWTGSGGEQQCFQATGAQSKYRLGNECETYAELKLGQEVWKEGDKSFYFDTNVAYSVGQQNDWEATNPAFREANVQGKNLIEWLPGSTIWAGKRFYQRHDVHMIDFYYWDISGPGAGIENVDLGFGKLSLAATRSQEAGGSYTFSSQNIYDKSKDTANDVFDMRLAGLETNPNGTLELGVDYGRSNKTDGYSYADGASKDGWMFTAEHTQSMLKGYNKFVVQYATDAMTTQGKGLSQGSYGSTFDIKNDDGSVTHYVDDYINNNGKLWRVLDHGAISLGDKWDLMYVGMYQKLDLDNDLGTDWWTVGVRPMYKWTPIMSTLLEVGYDNVKSQQTGDRNNQYKITLAQQWQAGDSIWSRPALRIFATYAKWDENWGYIKNGDKVLKYAADNNSGFTTTSRGDSDEWSFGAQMEIWW, encoded by the coding sequence ATGATGATTACTCTGCGCAAACTTCCTCTGGCAGTTGCCGTCGCAGCGGGCGTAATGTCTGCTCAGGCAATGGCCGTGGATTTCCATGGTTATGCTCGTTCCGGTATCGGCTGGACGGGGAGTGGCGGCGAACAACAGTGCTTCCAGGCAACCGGTGCTCAAAGTAAATACCGTCTGGGTAACGAATGTGAAACCTATGCGGAACTGAAGCTGGGCCAGGAAGTATGGAAAGAAGGTGATAAGAGCTTCTACTTCGACACCAACGTAGCATACTCCGTGGGGCAGCAGAACGACTGGGAAGCCACTAACCCGGCGTTCCGTGAAGCCAACGTGCAGGGAAAAAACCTGATTGAATGGCTGCCAGGTTCGACTATCTGGGCCGGTAAGCGCTTCTATCAGCGTCATGACGTCCACATGATCGACTTCTACTACTGGGATATTTCTGGTCCTGGTGCGGGTATCGAAAACGTCGATCTGGGCTTCGGTAAACTGTCTCTGGCAGCGACCCGTTCTCAGGAAGCGGGTGGTTCCTACACCTTTAGCAGCCAGAATATCTATGACAAATCGAAAGATACGGCGAACGACGTGTTTGACATGCGTCTGGCGGGGCTGGAGACCAACCCGAACGGTACTCTGGAACTGGGCGTCGACTATGGACGTTCCAATAAAACTGATGGTTACAGCTATGCAGACGGCGCGTCGAAAGACGGCTGGATGTTCACCGCTGAACACACCCAGAGCATGCTGAAGGGCTATAACAAGTTCGTTGTTCAGTATGCAACGGATGCGATGACCACTCAGGGTAAAGGCCTTTCACAAGGTTCCTACGGTTCGACCTTCGATATTAAAAATGACGATGGCTCGGTCACCCACTATGTTGATGACTACATCAACAACAACGGTAAGCTGTGGCGCGTGCTGGATCACGGTGCCATCTCCCTCGGCGATAAATGGGATCTGATGTACGTCGGTATGTACCAGAAACTGGATCTTGATAACGACCTGGGTACCGACTGGTGGACCGTGGGCGTTCGTCCAATGTACAAGTGGACGCCAATCATGAGTACCCTGCTTGAAGTCGGTTACGACAACGTCAAGTCTCAGCAGACTGGCGATCGTAACAATCAGTACAAAATTACCCTGGCACAACAGTGGCAGGCTGGTGACAGCATTTGGTCTCGTCCGGCGCTGCGTATCTTTGCAACTTATGCCAAGTGGGATGAGAACTGGGGTTACATCAAAAACGGCGATAAGGTCCTGAAATACGCAGCCGACAATAACTCCGGCTTCACCACCACTAGCCGTGGTGATAGCGATGAGTGGTCCTTCGGCGCCCAGATGGAAATCTGGTGGTAA